ATATCCGACTTTGTTAATAAATATATGGTGGCAGATACAGCTGACTGTCAAATATTTTTTCTTCGTTGGGCTAAGGAGGGGCAAGAAGATATAACCGGTGCCAGAATTCCTCCATGGAGAACTTATGACAGAGGTTACTGTGTATTGTTTGACAAGGAAAAGAAATCCTGCCGGATACACCCTGTCCGCCCTTCTGAAGCTAAGCTGATAAAGTGTTGGGATAACCGCCAAAGCCGGGATAAAAAGCTTTGGGGCATGAGCGGTTGGGGGAAAGATGATATATTCGCTTTTTTGCCTGATTTTGATCCTAAATACTTCAGGAACGCTAAATTAAATACAAGTAGTTTGATTTTTAAAGGAGAATCTAACTTATAGCATTTAACAGAGGATGAGGGGGGAAACGCCTCACTATCTGCTGTTTTTACATTTTTGTACTAGTGGTTGCCTTTTTGGTGATTCTGGCGGTCTATACCCGTGATTTTATTCAGACATAAAACCGGGTATAGACCAGCTATTATGTTCTGCAAGGAAATACGATGTTATTTAAATTTAATCTGAAGCGTGTGCTTATTTTATTAGCAGGCTTGAGCTTGCTAATAGCAGGTTTAGTGGGGCATTTATCAGAATCTCACGGTGAAGATAAATCTGCGTTATATGAAAACTATTTGGCAGATGCATTTACAGGCATTGCTGATTATTCTCTTCTGAAAGTTGATCCCACAAATTTAGGTTACATATATGCGGTGGAAGATAATGACGATCTGCTTGCCGGATATGTCACTATCACTACTGGACAAGGCTATGGAGGACTTCTGACTGTTGTCTTAAATTGGTCACTGGATGGGGAAATTCAATCAATCTCTATACCTCAGAATAGTGATGACAAAGCCTGGTGGGATCAGTTGATAACAGGGGATTTCTTTGACCAATACATAGGGCGTAAATTTGATGACGCATTGGTATTGGGGGCAGATATAAATGCAATCAGTGGTTCTACAATATCATGTAACGGGGTAGCTTTGGGGGTGCACGCTGGGCGGGCTTTGGTAGCTGAGCAACTGGCTAAGCCGTATCCGATTCCTGAAGAAAAAATCAAATTTGGCTTAAGTGAAGCGTTGCTAATTGGGGGCTTATGCACTGTAGTTTTATTTAGGATGCTTTCAGTTTTAGCTAGATTTCGATGGGTTCGTTACGTTACTTTATTTTTCGGGCTTGGTGTACTGGGTATCTGGTTAGCAAGGCCATTAAGTCTGACTAATTTTGCTGTCTGGATAATGGGTTCACCCCCCCATCTAAACACTAATTTGTTTCTGTACATACTGGTAATCGGGGTGGTGTTACTGGCTTTAATATTCGGCAAAAACTTTTATTGTTACTGGTTGTGCCCTTACTCAGCAGTGCAGGAAATTGCCTATAAACTTGGACAGGTAGGATTAAGACCCAGTGCCAAGTGGCATAAACGTTTAAGGAATGTTCGGTACTTTATACTTTGGTTTGCCTTATTTTTTACTATTCTGTTAGGGAGTGTATCTATAACAGTCTTTGAGCCTTGGGGTACACTTTTCAGTATGAAAGGGTCTTTTGATCAATGGGTATTATTAGGCATATCCGTAGCTAGTGGATTTTTTATTTATAATGCGTGGTGTTTTTATGTTTGTCCGGTGGGAGCTTTTATGGATATAGTCCTTATAGTTAGGCGTAAAGGGAGGGATTTATGGAATACAATTGGTATACCCCTGATTAAAAGGCAAGTCCAAGTTTCCAGGTACGACTCTGACTATTGCAGGGTTGTAAATCACCTCAAGAACCAAGTAGATATTGAAGGTGGCGTTTTTGGAGATGTAAGCATTGGTAATGAAGAGGCCAGTCTGCATGAAAGTTGGGTGAAGAATATTTGCCATTCTACTGGTATACAGGCTCATTTGCCGCTATGGAACATCAATCGGGAAGATATTCTTAAGATGCTTATTTATTATGGGTTTGAAGTTCTGATGATAGTAACGGATGACTCTAAACTGGGCAAAGAATGGCTGGGGAAAAAGCTAGATTTGGATGTCTTAGCCGAATTGAAAAACAGATTTGAGAAATCAGAGGATGGGAGAGTTGGTTATTATCATACTCTGGTTGTCGATGGGCCTATCTTCCAAAAGAGATTAAACCTTGAAAAGGTATCGGCTGTTTTTAGAAGAGATGAATGGGGCTCCAATTGGTATTTGGATATAGAGGATTACTCATTGGTTTCTAAGTATCAATAGGAGTTCTGCTCTTCAATAAAACTATAGTAGAGGAGGTGTAACTGGGACTGACTTTCGGGAGAGACCGGATAACCCCATTTGGATTTTAACTAAGGTAAAGGAGGAGACTATTATGGATAAATTTCATTCAACACTCAGCCGGCGTGATTTTATGAAGGCGGTTGGATTGGCCGGTGCTGGGGTCGGTGCGGTAACTGCCGCATCACCTGTGTTTCATGATCTGGACGAAGTTTCTCAGATTGGTGGAGTAACTGAAAAACGCCCCTGGTATGTGCGTGAGTTGGAATATGCCAAACCCACAGTGGAAATAGATTGGAATGTCATTCAGCGCCAAACTCATTATAACAACTGGGAAGATCATCTAGACCAGGCTGAAAAAGATAAACGCGCGCACATGTATTATGACAACACAAAGCAGATGGTTTTGGAAAATAATCCAGGTAATACTATGTTTGATGTTGCTATACGTCACCCGGCTTGGACAGCTGTCCGGCGTAACATGGATTATTTTTTTGGGGTGGAGGGTATTCAGCAGGATACTCCGCCTGGTTTTGAAATGGGTTTTGATCCTGAGTCAGGGCATTGCGTTATCAGCCCTGTATGGGCTACCGATCTTTTTGGGATAATCACACCTGATAATATGGGAGTGCCCCGGTGGGAAGGCACACCCGAACAGAATGCAGCTTTAATCCGCATGGCTGCTAGATGGTGCGGCGGGGCTGAAGTGGGCTACTTGAAGGCAGATGAATATACCAAGAAACTTGTACATAAGACATGCGGCGTTTTACCGATTCTGGCAGATAAGAATGGCAAAGAAGTAGTTTGGGAAGATGTTGATCAGCCATACGAAACAGATAAAAAAATGGTTATCCCAGAAAAGTGCAACAACATAATAGTAGTTGTAATACGCGAGGCTAGAAATCCGGCTTTGATGGCGCCGAGCTATAGGGCGGATGCTACCACTGCCAAATCTTATGCTCGTTCAATTGCATTTGATATCCATTTCAGAGGATTTATTCATGCCATTGGCTATACTACTGCAGGTTCAGGCTGGGGCCCCTGGAATAACGTGCCGTTCGGAGTACTATCTGGGATAGGTGAGTTGGGGCGTATGAGAGGGCAAATAACCCCATCTTGTGGTCCATTAATTCGTAAGGTGGAGGTGTTTTTCACTGATCTCCCGTTACCCACTACTAATCCCATAGACTTCGGGGCTAATCGTTTCTGCAGGGATTGCGGATTATGTGCCAAAGCTTGCCCTGCTTCAGCTATACCGACTTTCCGTGAACCGACCTATGAGATTACTCCCGCTGATGATGCTAATTCCAATCCGACCAAGCTTATACCGGAATACTTTAATCTATCCGGTAAAAAGGTCTGGCCTAACAACGACTTTGCCTGCCACAATTTCTGGGTGACTTCTGGTAAACATGGGTGTGCGGCTTGCGTAGCTTCTTGCGTATTTAGCAAGGATATCAAGTCCAGTATCCACGAAGTAGTTAAAGGCGTAGTTTCTCAGACAGGTATCTTCAACGGCTTTTTTGCCAATATGGACCATGCCTTTGGTTACGGCATAGTCAAAGACCAGAATATGTGGGACAACTTCTGGTTTGAACCTGATAAATACTGGCCGCTTGAAGGTATTGAAACCAATTTATAAAGACTGGCAATAGCCTTATTTTCTAGAAAGGAAGTTAGAAATATGTGGTCTCTGTATACTCTCATATGGATGCTCATAGGTATCGCTTTAGGCGTAGGTTTTACATTTCTGATTAATAAACTTGGCCAGAAAGGGATATCTTTGCGCCTTTATGAATGGATTATAGGTATAGCCGGGCTGATACTATTCCTATTTACTATTCAGAATTTCTATACAGCTTTCCAAGAGTTTTATTCTCAGGCAGCCTATATGTTCCTGCTGGTTACCGGTTTACCGGCGATAATCCTTATGCTGGTCAGCTGGCAGTTAGTTACCAGACGTATCAAGGCCCAAAGTTAATATAAGTATTACCTGAAATCCCCTTGGATTCAAAGGGGGAAACGGGAAAGAAAGCCGGTGAAAATCCGGAGCAGTAGCGCCTACTGTGAGCGGGGAAAAGAGCAAGCCAGCAAAGCGCCCGGATTCAGGTACTGCCCTTCCGGTGACTACGGAAAGAGCAGGTGCGGAGTTAAAGATAATTAGCCCCCTCCTGTATTCCGGAGGGGGCATATTTTACGGGGAAAGGGAATAAGGCTGATATGGAGGGAACAAAGGTGATATCTGAACTGAAAACAGATACCTGTTATAAAGAACTGGGCAGTTTTCACGGGGTAAAAGCAGGCATTGTCTATCATAAGGCACTGGGTGCGTCCACCAATACTTTGGTAATAGAACTGCCGGAGGAAAGGAATATACTCTCCACCCGCACCGGGCTGGGTAAGGCCAGATATATCTTAAACACCCACATACCCCCTGAACTCTGGGATTTCATGCACGACAACTCATCAGACTGGCAGACAGCCTATTCGGTAGTGCTGGAAGAAGTCCTTGAGAGATACGGCACAGACCTGGATAAAGTCTCATTTTTATCTACTGGAGTAGACCAGGACAAAATAGCCTGGGCGGAAGAAAGTTATGAAGAGTTTTGGGTACTTGCCTTTGCTACTGCCGGGGTCAAGACCAACGCCATGCGGATAGGCTGTGATGCCGCAAGCGGTATAGAGCGAAATGGCAAGTTTGAGAAGATAGGCACGATAAATATTATCCTGCTTACCGGCTCTACTCTGGAGACACCCACGCTTGCTTCGTCGTATATCACACTGACCGAGGCTAAGAATGTAGCTTTACAGGAACTGGATATACGGAGTGCGGTACACCCCGAATGGCAGGCAACCGGAACGGGAACAGACCAGATAATCAGCGTATCAGGCGGGGATGATAAATATACTTATGTGGGTGGTCATACCAAACTGGGGGAGATGATGGCCAAAGCTGCAACTCAGGCAGTCAAACAGGCCGTCAGAAACTGCCGGGGATACTAGATAGTCGCTATTTAT
This sequence is a window from Dehalococcoides mccartyi 195. Protein-coding genes within it:
- a CDS encoding reductive dehalogenase; this encodes MDKFHSTLSRRDFMKAVGLAGAGVGAVTAASPVFHDLDEVSQIGGVTEKRPWYVRELEYAKPTVEIDWNVIQRQTHYNNWEDHLDQAEKDKRAHMYYDNTKQMVLENNPGNTMFDVAIRHPAWTAVRRNMDYFFGVEGIQQDTPPGFEMGFDPESGHCVISPVWATDLFGIITPDNMGVPRWEGTPEQNAALIRMAARWCGGAEVGYLKADEYTKKLVHKTCGVLPILADKNGKEVVWEDVDQPYETDKKMVIPEKCNNIIVVVIREARNPALMAPSYRADATTAKSYARSIAFDIHFRGFIHAIGYTTAGSGWGPWNNVPFGVLSGIGELGRMRGQITPSCGPLIRKVEVFFTDLPLPTTNPIDFGANRFCRDCGLCAKACPASAIPTFREPTYEITPADDANSNPTKLIPEYFNLSGKKVWPNNDFACHNFWVTSGKHGCAACVASCVFSKDIKSSIHEVVKGVVSQTGIFNGFFANMDHAFGYGIVKDQNMWDNFWFEPDKYWPLEGIETNL
- a CDS encoding adenosylcobinamide amidohydrolase, yielding MISELKTDTCYKELGSFHGVKAGIVYHKALGASTNTLVIELPEERNILSTRTGLGKARYILNTHIPPELWDFMHDNSSDWQTAYSVVLEEVLERYGTDLDKVSFLSTGVDQDKIAWAEESYEEFWVLAFATAGVKTNAMRIGCDAASGIERNGKFEKIGTINIILLTGSTLETPTLASSYITLTEAKNVALQELDIRSAVHPEWQATGTGTDQIISVSGGDDKYTYVGGHTKLGEMMAKAATQAVKQAVRNCRGY
- a CDS encoding 4Fe-4S binding protein, translating into MLFKFNLKRVLILLAGLSLLIAGLVGHLSESHGEDKSALYENYLADAFTGIADYSLLKVDPTNLGYIYAVEDNDDLLAGYVTITTGQGYGGLLTVVLNWSLDGEIQSISIPQNSDDKAWWDQLITGDFFDQYIGRKFDDALVLGADINAISGSTISCNGVALGVHAGRALVAEQLAKPYPIPEEKIKFGLSEALLIGGLCTVVLFRMLSVLARFRWVRYVTLFFGLGVLGIWLARPLSLTNFAVWIMGSPPHLNTNLFLYILVIGVVLLALIFGKNFYCYWLCPYSAVQEIAYKLGQVGLRPSAKWHKRLRNVRYFILWFALFFTILLGSVSITVFEPWGTLFSMKGSFDQWVLLGISVASGFFIYNAWCFYVCPVGAFMDIVLIVRRKGRDLWNTIGIPLIKRQVQVSRYDSDYCRVVNHLKNQVDIEGGVFGDVSIGNEEASLHESWVKNICHSTGIQAHLPLWNINREDILKMLIYYGFEVLMIVTDDSKLGKEWLGKKLDLDVLAELKNRFEKSEDGRVGYYHTLVVDGPIFQKRLNLEKVSAVFRRDEWGSNWYLDIEDYSLVSKYQ
- a CDS encoding YkgJ family cysteine cluster protein; this encodes MDALRPFSQSMSPESISYYRRLTAEYEAYCQQQMDNHFMAAKFNFKSCQRCGYCCLCYPCIPRPDEIAPAARYLEMTISDFVNKYMVADTADCQIFFLRWAKEGQEDITGARIPPWRTYDRGYCVLFDKEKKSCRIHPVRPSEAKLIKCWDNRQSRDKKLWGMSGWGKDDIFAFLPDFDPKYFRNAKLNTSSLIFKGESNL